A window from Desertifilum tharense IPPAS B-1220 encodes these proteins:
- the rlmD gene encoding 23S rRNA (uracil(1939)-C(5))-methyltransferase RlmD codes for MSLPSEKVYNSQSNQLWKQGELVEIQIEDVSDTGEGVGRVEGRVVFVPDTVNGDRALVRLVQVKRQFAKGKLHELLEPSPHRIRPGCIVADKCGGCQWQHIDYGQQLEIKRNVAIQALERIGGITNPPVDEVLSVHQPLKYRNKATYPFGMSATQQVQTGYYQKGSHKLVNLNQCPVQDERLNPLLAEIKRDIQQRGWPIYQEQRHQGELRHLGLRIGRRTGEMLLTLVVTQGNLPGVEEQAQTWLERYPGLVGVLLNFNPQRTNAIFGNQTRCIAGREYLAEEFAGLQFQLRADTFFQVNTETAEALLQEVLQELRLQGDEVLVDAYCGIGTFTLPLARHLQQAIGIEVQPEAIHQAECNAQLNQITNTRFYAGSVESLLPQLEVKPDIILLDPPRQGCDRAVLETLLQIQPQQIVYISCKPSTLARDLKILCDNGNYQLTRVQPADFFPQTSHVECAAFLQKS; via the coding sequence ATGAGTTTACCAAGCGAAAAAGTTTACAATTCGCAATCAAATCAACTTTGGAAGCAAGGCGAATTAGTCGAAATTCAAATTGAGGATGTTAGCGATACCGGGGAGGGGGTTGGACGAGTTGAGGGACGCGTGGTGTTTGTCCCGGATACCGTAAATGGCGATCGCGCTTTAGTCCGTTTAGTCCAAGTTAAACGCCAATTTGCCAAAGGAAAACTCCACGAACTCCTAGAACCTTCCCCTCACCGCATTCGTCCCGGTTGCATTGTCGCCGATAAATGCGGGGGATGTCAGTGGCAGCATATTGATTATGGACAGCAACTAGAGATTAAGCGTAATGTGGCAATTCAAGCCTTAGAACGCATTGGCGGAATCACTAACCCACCTGTCGATGAAGTCTTAAGCGTCCATCAACCCCTGAAGTATCGCAATAAAGCCACCTATCCGTTTGGGATGTCTGCCACTCAACAAGTCCAGACGGGATATTACCAAAAAGGCAGCCACAAGCTAGTTAACCTCAACCAATGTCCCGTACAAGACGAACGCCTCAACCCCCTGCTAGCCGAAATTAAGCGCGATATTCAACAACGGGGTTGGCCCATTTATCAAGAACAGCGCCACCAAGGAGAACTCCGCCATCTGGGGTTAAGAATTGGCAGGCGAACCGGAGAGATGCTGTTAACCCTGGTGGTGACTCAAGGCAATTTACCGGGAGTGGAAGAACAGGCGCAAACCTGGTTAGAACGCTATCCCGGTTTGGTCGGAGTCTTGCTGAATTTTAACCCGCAACGGACTAACGCCATTTTTGGCAATCAAACGCGCTGTATTGCGGGGAGAGAATATTTAGCAGAAGAATTTGCCGGGTTGCAGTTTCAACTGCGGGCCGATACATTCTTTCAGGTGAATACAGAAACCGCTGAGGCGCTATTGCAGGAAGTTTTACAGGAATTGCGCTTGCAGGGTGATGAGGTGTTGGTGGATGCCTATTGCGGTATCGGGACGTTTACGTTACCCCTGGCGCGCCATCTCCAGCAGGCGATAGGGATCGAAGTGCAGCCAGAGGCGATCCATCAAGCTGAGTGTAATGCTCAATTAAACCAAATTACCAATACTCGCTTTTATGCGGGTTCTGTGGAATCGCTGTTACCTCAATTAGAGGTTAAGCCAGATATTATACTGCTCGATCCGCCTCGCCAAGGTTGCGATCGCGCTGTTCTAGAGACGCTACTCCAAATTCAACCCCAACAGATCGTTTACATCAGTTGCAAACCCTCTACCCTAGCCCGCGATTTAAAGATTCTTTGTGACAATGGCAATTATCAACTTACAAGGGTTCAGCCTGCGGATTTCTTCCCCCAAACCTCCCACGTAGAATGCGCCGCTTTTTTGCAAAAGAGTTGA
- a CDS encoding allophycocyanin subunit alpha-B → MSVISQVILQADDELRYPSSGELKNMEFFFKTGEQRTRIASTLAENEKKIVEEASRRLWQKRPDFIAPGGNAYGQRERALCLRDYGWYLRLITYGVLAGDKEPIEKIGLIGVREMYNSLGVPVAGMVEAIRCLKNASLSLLTSEDASEAAPYFDFIIQSMS, encoded by the coding sequence ATGAGCGTAATTAGCCAAGTCATTCTCCAAGCAGACGACGAACTGCGTTACCCCAGTTCTGGCGAACTCAAAAATATGGAATTCTTTTTCAAAACCGGGGAACAACGCACTCGCATCGCCTCGACTCTCGCAGAAAACGAAAAAAAGATTGTTGAAGAAGCCAGCAGACGGTTGTGGCAAAAGCGGCCTGACTTTATCGCCCCCGGCGGTAATGCCTACGGACAGCGCGAACGGGCTTTGTGCTTGCGCGACTACGGCTGGTATCTGCGGTTGATCACCTACGGCGTTCTGGCTGGCGACAAAGAACCGATCGAAAAAATCGGGCTAATCGGCGTCCGCGAAATGTACAATTCTCTAGGCGTTCCGGTCGCAGGGATGGTTGAAGCCATTCGCTGTTTGAAAAATGCTTCTCTGTCGCTGCTTACGTCTGAGGATGCCAGCGAAGCCGCCCCCTATTTTGATTTCATTATCCAATCGATGTCTTAG
- a CDS encoding malectin domain-containing carbohydrate-binding protein, protein MNTQSFAPASSPVECLKSPQELIIIDSRVAGIQHLGLERLSSNFAWVILDAEQDSIFAINRFFQAYKNISAIHLIAHGEPGCLYLGKTPLTLENIKHYAHQIQNWQQFLHAQADILIYGCCVAAQELGLSLLRTLHQLTGANIAASSTPIGHQDLGGNWDLDVQLGSIQTSPVISSDGQAAYRGLLNAQALFVIDPPGNNINNSTYSSGSFVLSNTSSTAQKITRIRVDLSSSILPNMVFDPYGLAGDVVAKDFSIDSDSGVGLVNHTYFLPKNEGYSGLEINFNNFTPGKTLKFSVDVDPTSIKGLPAPGPGESGSVSGLELVGANITVEFDNGTSLSGKTYRIPNSLDGSQVTLKAGLPGKPTLEVLGLSSEPTTVSNANQTARISGTPGSQVSLLMVEAAAFSSSSGGLALQAYETNSAIAVNEKFATIGSTGYIDIPITLTKSNASGGYNHLVTTVKNADGTTGALSPVQILKLDPTATPTPTPVPTPTPTPAPIPISDAIRINAGGEQYTDSLGQVWLADTFFQGGSIYKTTQPISATVEDPIYQTERFGKSFSYAIPVKNGVYDINLALAEIYFSAPNLRVFSVKAEGNQVVSNLDVFAKAGNYKALAIPIENVTVSDGILNLELVGSIENAKLAGIEVLPDAAATPTPTPVPTPTPAPVPTPTPVPTPTPTPVPTPDAIRINAGGGQYTDSLGQVWLADTFFSGGKFASTSQPIAGTNADPIYQTERYGKSFSYAIPVQNGIYDINLALAEIYFSSPNLRVFSIKAEGNQVASNLDVFAKVGKNNALSLPIENVAVNDGVLNLEFIGNIENAKLGGIEVLADKSATPTPTPTPTPTPTPTPVPTPTPTPNAIRINSGGGNYTDSLGQVWLADTFFQGGLTYNTTQPISATVEDPIYQTERFGKTFSYAIPVQNGIYDINFALAEIYFSSPNLRVFSIKAEGNQVVSNLDVFAKTGSFAALTLPVNNIAVSDGVLNLELTGNIENAKLAGIEILPKTSPTPPPTPTPTPTPNAIRINAGGGQYTDPSGQVWQADAHFKGGSTYSTTAEIAKTESDTLYQTERWATNLSYEIPVANGGYNVNLHFAEIYWDDFNKRVFDIKVENSLAVSNLDIFASSKNAFFPGKNSALVQTVPGVFVSDGVLNIDLAASVDNAKISAIEVVPLTAPLVLFNQTGGSTVVSEAGGTDTYSVVLNTQPTANAVVSLQYDNQQIQVNKSSLTFTPSNWNVPQIVTLAAIDDTLAEGTHFTSIAHTITSADQNYNGLSLANIPITILDNDVVQVSFTKKTVATKSMPTVATWGPDGRLYVGSYGGKITAFTFDSQYNVVAKQEINAIAGLSNTSILGIAFNPFDPPGQPKIYVAHSKLFANNGGKGFPETQLSAYSGQVSILEGPNFSTVKPLITGLPVSNHDHGINGLDFDSQGNLLIAVGGNTNAGIPNTNIGGLPESPLTAAILKAEITKPNFNGKITYKLPPNFQPPSGLTFAPEISQVFGGVADVVPGVDVSVYASGLRNPFDLVWTTKGLLYATDNGANVNFGDVSTSATTQKPFTQNVPDELNLIQAGAYYGHPNRNRGRYDNRQNVYYDSFQTTIPGVVTGALATMQASTNGIVEYRATTFNNQLRGNLLAQKWNGQLYSFTMSADGQKVLKTETFNGISSGLDVLTGPGGAIVGIDFSGNSISVATPNHVVTTTTAYDIFPWRAPAGQLFEIGGVNFGQLGNTTVTIGNQQATVTAVTPNRIKGILPSLASTGGDLLDVIVQSGGQTSMISDAFLPLA, encoded by the coding sequence ATGAATACTCAATCTTTCGCCCCAGCTTCATCCCCTGTTGAGTGTCTAAAGTCACCTCAAGAGCTAATTATTATTGACTCGCGAGTTGCAGGCATTCAACATCTAGGACTAGAGCGCCTTTCCTCTAATTTTGCCTGGGTTATTTTAGATGCCGAACAAGATAGTATTTTTGCCATTAATCGCTTTTTTCAGGCTTATAAAAATATCTCTGCAATTCACCTCATTGCTCATGGCGAACCGGGCTGTCTTTATTTAGGTAAAACCCCGTTAACCTTAGAAAATATTAAGCATTACGCTCATCAAATTCAAAATTGGCAGCAATTTCTTCACGCCCAAGCAGATATTTTGATTTACGGCTGTTGCGTCGCTGCCCAAGAATTGGGTTTATCTCTACTCCGCACCCTCCATCAGTTGACTGGGGCTAACATTGCCGCATCTTCTACTCCGATTGGGCATCAAGACTTAGGCGGAAACTGGGATCTCGACGTGCAACTGGGGTCAATTCAAACCTCACCAGTCATCTCTTCAGACGGACAAGCCGCCTATCGGGGGTTGCTGAATGCCCAAGCGCTATTTGTTATCGATCCACCGGGTAACAATATTAACAACAGCACCTACTCTTCCGGGTCTTTTGTTCTCTCTAATACCTCAAGCACAGCTCAGAAAATTACTCGCATTCGCGTTGATTTAAGTTCTAGTATCCTGCCAAATATGGTGTTCGATCCCTATGGCTTGGCGGGAGATGTGGTGGCGAAGGATTTCTCAATCGATAGCGATTCTGGCGTTGGTTTAGTTAATCATACTTATTTTTTACCTAAAAATGAGGGTTACTCCGGTCTTGAAATCAACTTTAATAACTTTACACCCGGAAAAACCCTCAAATTTTCCGTAGATGTCGATCCTACCAGTATCAAAGGATTGCCTGCACCCGGCCCTGGAGAATCGGGTAGCGTTTCCGGATTAGAGTTAGTTGGGGCAAACATTACCGTTGAATTTGATAACGGAACCAGCCTTTCAGGAAAAACCTATCGCATTCCCAACTCGCTAGATGGGTCGCAAGTTACGTTAAAAGCAGGCTTACCGGGCAAACCAACGCTAGAAGTTTTGGGGCTATCTTCAGAACCCACAACTGTGAGTAATGCCAATCAAACCGCACGCATTAGCGGAACGCCAGGTTCTCAAGTATCTCTGTTAATGGTAGAAGCAGCAGCCTTTAGCAGCAGTAGTGGAGGGTTAGCGCTGCAAGCTTACGAAACCAATAGCGCGATCGCAGTTAACGAAAAATTCGCTACCATTGGCAGCACCGGATACATTGATATCCCCATCACCCTCACCAAATCCAACGCCTCTGGGGGATACAATCACCTCGTTACCACCGTTAAAAACGCTGACGGAACCACAGGGGCACTTTCACCCGTTCAAATCCTCAAATTAGACCCCACCGCCACGCCCACCCCAACTCCTGTTCCCACCCCGACGCCAACACCCGCCCCTATTCCCATCTCCGATGCCATCCGTATTAATGCAGGCGGAGAACAATACACCGATAGCCTCGGACAAGTCTGGTTAGCCGATACCTTCTTTCAAGGTGGCAGTATTTACAAAACCACCCAACCGATTTCAGCAACCGTTGAAGACCCCATTTATCAAACAGAACGGTTTGGCAAATCCTTCAGCTACGCCATCCCCGTTAAAAATGGCGTTTATGACATTAATCTGGCTTTAGCCGAAATTTACTTTAGCGCGCCAAATTTGCGAGTCTTCAGCGTTAAAGCCGAGGGAAATCAAGTTGTTAGCAATCTCGATGTGTTTGCTAAAGCAGGCAACTATAAGGCCCTTGCGATTCCTATCGAAAACGTTACCGTTAGCGATGGCATCCTGAATTTAGAACTGGTTGGCAGTATTGAAAATGCCAAGCTAGCCGGGATTGAAGTATTACCGGATGCTGCTGCAACTCCCACACCTACACCTGTTCCCACCCCGACACCTGCACCCGTTCCCACCCCGACACCTGTTCCCACCCCGACACCCACACCCGTTCCCACTCCAGATGCCATCCGCATTAATGCAGGCGGAGGACAATATACCGATAGTCTCGGACAGGTTTGGCTAGCCGATACCTTCTTTAGCGGTGGCAAGTTCGCCAGTACCTCACAACCCATTGCTGGAACCAACGCAGACCCCATTTATCAAACGGAACGTTATGGCAAATCATTCAGCTATGCCATCCCCGTTCAAAATGGGATTTATGATATCAACTTAGCGCTAGCCGAGATTTACTTTAGTTCGCCCAATCTGCGCGTTTTCAGCATTAAAGCCGAGGGAAATCAGGTTGCTAGCAATCTCGATGTGTTTGCCAAAGTTGGGAAAAATAACGCCCTTTCCCTTCCGATTGAAAATGTTGCGGTTAACGATGGCGTCCTCAATCTAGAGTTTATTGGCAATATTGAAAATGCCAAACTCGGCGGGATTGAAGTGCTAGCCGATAAGTCGGCGACACCAACCCCAACTCCTACCCCTACCCCGACGCCCACTCCTACCCCTGTACCCACCCCCACTCCTACCCCAAACGCGATTCGCATCAATTCAGGGGGCGGTAACTATACCGATAGTCTCGGACAAGTTTGGTTAGCCGATACTTTCTTTCAAGGGGGTTTGACTTACAACACCACCCAACCGATTTCAGCGACAGTTGAAGACCCCATTTATCAAACGGAACGATTTGGTAAAACCTTTAGCTACGCTATCCCCGTGCAAAATGGGATTTATGATATCAACTTCGCCTTAGCTGAGATTTACTTTAGTTCGCCCAATCTGCGCGTCTTCAGTATTAAGGCTGAAGGAAATCAGGTTGTTAGCAATCTCGATGTGTTTGCTAAAACGGGTAGCTTTGCGGCGTTAACTTTACCTGTTAATAACATCGCGGTGAGTGATGGGGTTCTGAATCTAGAGTTAACAGGCAATATTGAAAATGCCAAGCTAGCCGGGATTGAGATTTTACCGAAGACTTCGCCAACTCCCCCTCCTACACCCACTCCAACTCCTACCCCAAATGCAATTCGCATCAATGCTGGCGGCGGACAATATACCGACCCCTCCGGACAAGTTTGGCAAGCTGATGCTCACTTTAAAGGGGGTTCAACCTATTCTACAACGGCTGAAATTGCTAAAACCGAGAGCGATACGCTTTACCAGACCGAACGCTGGGCAACAAACTTATCCTACGAGATTCCGGTGGCGAATGGCGGGTATAACGTTAATCTTCACTTTGCGGAAATCTATTGGGATGATTTCAATAAGCGCGTGTTCGATATCAAGGTTGAAAATAGCCTTGCGGTTAGCAACTTGGATATCTTTGCGAGTTCTAAAAATGCCTTTTTCCCTGGTAAGAATTCGGCATTAGTCCAAACCGTTCCGGGCGTGTTTGTCTCTGACGGGGTTCTCAATATTGATTTAGCTGCCAGCGTGGATAATGCCAAGATTTCGGCAATTGAAGTTGTGCCGCTAACTGCGCCGTTGGTGTTGTTTAATCAGACGGGTGGCAGTACCGTGGTGAGTGAGGCGGGCGGTACTGATACTTATTCAGTGGTGCTGAATACCCAACCGACGGCGAATGCAGTTGTGAGCTTACAGTATGACAACCAACAGATTCAGGTCAACAAGTCTTCGCTGACCTTTACGCCGAGTAATTGGAATGTCCCGCAAATTGTAACCCTTGCAGCGATTGATGATACTTTAGCCGAGGGAACCCATTTCACGAGTATTGCCCATACGATTACCAGCGCCGATCAAAATTACAATGGCTTAAGTTTGGCAAATATTCCCATCACGATTCTCGATAACGATGTGGTGCAAGTTAGCTTTACCAAAAAGACGGTAGCCACTAAATCGATGCCTACGGTGGCAACTTGGGGGCCTGATGGGCGGTTGTATGTCGGGTCTTATGGCGGTAAGATTACGGCTTTTACCTTCGATTCTCAATATAACGTCGTTGCCAAACAGGAAATTAATGCGATCGCAGGTCTTAGCAATACTAGTATTTTAGGCATTGCTTTTAATCCCTTTGACCCGCCGGGACAACCGAAAATCTATGTTGCCCACAGCAAGCTATTTGCCAATAATGGCGGGAAAGGCTTCCCAGAAACGCAGCTTTCGGCATACAGCGGTCAAGTTTCCATCTTAGAAGGCCCGAATTTCTCGACCGTTAAGCCGTTAATTACGGGTTTACCTGTCTCGAACCACGACCACGGGATTAACGGTTTAGACTTTGATAGTCAGGGCAATCTTTTGATTGCAGTGGGGGGCAATACTAATGCAGGAATTCCCAATACCAATATTGGTGGCTTACCCGAATCTCCCTTGACAGCAGCGATTTTGAAGGCTGAGATTACCAAACCGAACTTTAATGGCAAGATTACCTACAAACTGCCTCCGAATTTTCAACCCCCCAGTGGGCTAACGTTTGCGCCGGAAATTAGTCAGGTGTTTGGTGGCGTGGCGGATGTGGTTCCGGGTGTTGATGTTTCTGTGTATGCTAGCGGTTTACGCAATCCTTTTGATTTGGTTTGGACAACGAAAGGTTTACTCTACGCCACCGATAACGGGGCGAATGTGAATTTTGGGGATGTGTCTACCTCTGCAACCACCCAAAAACCTTTTACCCAGAATGTCCCCGATGAATTAAATCTAATTCAAGCCGGTGCCTATTACGGCCATCCTAACCGGAATCGCGGACGCTACGATAATCGGCAAAATGTCTATTATGATTCGTTCCAAACTACCATTCCAGGGGTTGTCACTGGGGCCTTAGCAACCATGCAGGCTTCTACCAATGGGATTGTAGAGTATCGGGCAACCACTTTTAACAACCAACTGCGCGGTAACTTGCTGGCGCAAAAATGGAACGGCCAACTCTATAGCTTCACGATGTCTGCTGATGGGCAAAAGGTGCTAAAAACGGAGACGTTTAACGGGATTTCCAGCGGTTTAGATGTCCTCACCGGGCCGGGTGGGGCTATTGTGGGGATTGACTTTAGCGGGAATTCTATTTCCGTTGCAACGCCTAACCATGTGGTGACAACAACCACTGCCTACGATATCTTCCCCTGGCGGGCCCCGGCGGGTCAATTGTTTGAAATTGGCGGTGTCAATTTTGGTCAGTTGGGCAATACCACAGTCACCATTGGCAACCAACAGGCGACGGTGACGGCTGTGACACCAAATCGAATTAAAGGGATTTTACCCTCGCTTGCATCTACAGGGGGCGATTTACTCGATGTCATTGTTCAAAGTGGCGGACAGACTTCGATGATCTCAGATGCCTTTTTGCCGTTGGCGTAG
- a CDS encoding DUF3370 domain-containing protein, producing MSFPKYPSYLFVSAIALLLLGSGFWQVSQNLTSRFTRANAQPTPAPSPTFQEVIQPTQVRPLPGSLDNVPMFNSNSPEWVKTPGILLSTFPPDGQGEPNAHLNYPLSGRFDLFLHHYSHTPRDSQTLYLGLLLHNPGSQPVTVEVLQAASSLMQEAPFKTLDTYIENPNGTVASGPGVLSVNKVLRGERAADFPEKLVIPPQESRLLMNHPIPVRDLEKPINGRSSLIRVESSGEVYAASLSMFAPKNADGSDRAPTVAEWEALLNNGNLALPRDKTPTPPEQTTGQLIYGRVAGVSLGSRWQAKVTDAPNTAVLTIPEAGQAYSYPIAALRGGTLGTGQNQTAKMLVRYPDTAYEAHGNYSVEYNLTLPLNNPTSQAQRVALTLETPLKTNNAVPGGLRFRRPPQDFPFFRGTVKLTYPEGNTQKTRYVHLWHRTGQVLSPLQEITLPPNAQKTVQVDLIYPPDSTPPQVLTVRTVPANP from the coding sequence ATGTCCTTCCCTAAGTATCCATCCTACCTATTTGTCAGCGCGATCGCACTTCTGCTTCTGGGCAGCGGGTTCTGGCAAGTTAGCCAAAACCTAACCTCTCGCTTTACCCGCGCCAACGCCCAACCCACCCCCGCGCCTTCTCCCACGTTTCAAGAAGTCATTCAACCGACTCAAGTCCGCCCTTTACCGGGAAGCCTCGATAATGTCCCGATGTTTAACAGCAACAGTCCGGAATGGGTGAAGACGCCGGGAATTTTGCTATCCACCTTTCCCCCCGATGGACAAGGCGAACCGAATGCCCATCTCAATTATCCCCTCTCCGGTCGTTTTGACTTATTTCTGCATCACTACAGCCACACCCCCAGAGATTCTCAAACTCTGTACCTAGGGTTGCTGTTACATAACCCCGGTTCGCAACCCGTCACGGTTGAAGTGTTGCAAGCGGCGTCTTCTTTGATGCAAGAAGCCCCGTTTAAAACCCTTGATACTTATATCGAAAATCCGAATGGAACGGTGGCTTCCGGGCCGGGGGTTCTCTCGGTTAACAAGGTGTTGCGCGGCGAACGGGCGGCAGATTTTCCCGAAAAGTTAGTGATTCCTCCTCAAGAAAGTCGGCTGTTGATGAATCATCCCATCCCGGTGAGGGATTTGGAAAAACCGATTAATGGGCGTTCTAGCTTAATTCGGGTTGAGAGTTCGGGGGAAGTCTATGCAGCGAGTCTGTCGATGTTTGCCCCAAAAAATGCCGATGGGAGCGATCGCGCCCCCACTGTAGCAGAATGGGAAGCCCTTCTCAATAACGGCAACTTAGCCTTACCCCGCGATAAAACCCCAACGCCCCCCGAACAAACCACAGGTCAATTAATTTACGGTCGAGTCGCCGGGGTTTCCCTGGGTTCTCGCTGGCAAGCTAAGGTTACAGATGCGCCTAATACTGCGGTTTTGACGATTCCCGAAGCGGGCCAAGCCTACTCTTACCCCATCGCTGCTTTGCGCGGTGGAACCCTAGGAACTGGGCAAAATCAAACGGCGAAAATGCTGGTTCGCTATCCCGATACGGCCTATGAAGCGCACGGGAATTATAGCGTTGAATATAACCTGACCCTACCGCTGAATAACCCCACCTCCCAGGCGCAACGAGTCGCCCTCACCCTGGAAACCCCTTTAAAGACCAATAATGCCGTTCCGGGGGGTCTACGCTTCCGCAGACCGCCGCAGGATTTCCCTTTCTTCCGGGGTACCGTCAAACTCACTTATCCAGAAGGAAATACGCAAAAAACGCGCTATGTCCACCTCTGGCATCGAACCGGACAAGTTCTCTCGCCGTTACAAGAAATTACCCTACCGCCGAACGCCCAAAAAACGGTGCAAGTCGATTTAATCTATCCCCCAGATTCAACGCCGCCGCAAGTTCTGACGGTGAGAACGGTTCCCGCCAACCCTTAA